In Halorussus limi, a genomic segment contains:
- a CDS encoding MFS transporter has product MSLRGVTTGKRDKNAAPAVGAVRRTGRPAPLPEPLSLGREYRRADVVSRLPVRPPGVRPRGLRRGGGAVRQRPRVGHRLRIVYPFATLYFYGEVGIAFTLVGTGLFANSVATAGGTLVGGYLSDQYGRKPVMVASMALSAPTLAAYALVTTAPGFITVAAAAGLAAGLFAPASQAMIADLTPDADREQAYGLLKVASNAGFGSGFVVGGVLYGFAHTAVFVADGLTSGVVAILLAVALPRVADDERAETGDSASNPGASLGATLREWSRAVTQPTILALAVLNVGFAVAYAQMQSTVPVFAEQAFGLTSEQLGTLYVLNPLVIVLFQLPVVSWIQSWRRTRGLALSACFWAASFVAIVLAHGAPFLLGVGLVGAFLVLRTVGEILHAPLITALASDVGTVEERGSQLSVLEVAKRLGFGIGPVVGGAFFDYGVEALLWPALVGMSLLLGVGVLSLERRVSPVANGRGDYAESERPQ; this is encoded by the coding sequence ATGTCTCTCCGTGGAGTCACTACCGGGAAACGAGACAAAAACGCAGCGCCAGCGGTCGGAGCGGTTCGCCGTACCGGCAGGCCGGCCCCGCTTCCCGAACCCCTTTCACTCGGCCGAGAATACCGACGAGCGGATGTCGTTTCGCGCCTCCCTGTCCGACCTCCGGGGGTTCGACCGCGCGGTCTTCGTCGTGGCGGCGGCGCGGTTCGTCAACGTCCTCGGGTCGGGCATCGTCTACGCATCGTCTACCCGTTCGCCACCCTCTACTTCTACGGCGAGGTCGGCATCGCGTTCACGCTGGTCGGGACCGGTCTGTTCGCCAACAGCGTGGCGACCGCTGGCGGGACCCTCGTCGGGGGCTACCTGTCGGACCAGTACGGCCGCAAGCCCGTGATGGTCGCGAGCATGGCGCTGTCGGCCCCGACGCTCGCGGCCTACGCGCTCGTGACGACTGCGCCGGGGTTCATCACGGTCGCCGCCGCGGCGGGTCTCGCGGCCGGACTGTTCGCGCCGGCGAGTCAGGCGATGATAGCCGACTTGACGCCCGACGCCGACCGCGAACAGGCCTACGGCCTGCTGAAGGTCGCCAGCAACGCCGGGTTCGGGTCCGGGTTCGTCGTCGGCGGGGTCCTCTACGGGTTCGCCCACACCGCCGTCTTCGTCGCCGACGGCCTGACCAGCGGCGTGGTCGCGATTCTGCTGGCGGTCGCGCTCCCGCGAGTCGCGGACGACGAGCGGGCCGAGACCGGTGACTCGGCTTCGAATCCCGGCGCCTCGCTCGGCGCGACCCTGAGGGAGTGGAGTCGCGCGGTCACGCAACCGACGATTCTGGCGCTCGCGGTGCTGAACGTCGGCTTTGCGGTCGCCTACGCCCAGATGCAGAGCACGGTCCCGGTGTTCGCCGAGCAGGCGTTCGGCCTGACCAGCGAGCAGTTGGGCACCCTCTACGTGCTGAATCCGCTGGTAATCGTCCTGTTTCAGCTTCCGGTCGTGTCGTGGATACAGTCGTGGCGGCGGACGCGGGGGCTGGCGCTCTCGGCGTGCTTCTGGGCCGCGAGTTTCGTCGCAATCGTGCTCGCCCACGGGGCACCGTTCCTGCTGGGCGTCGGCCTCGTCGGGGCCTTTCTCGTCCTCCGGACCGTCGGCGAGATTCTGCACGCGCCGCTGATTACGGCGCTGGCGAGCGACGTGGGCACCGTCGAGGAGCGCGGGTCACAGCTCTCGGTGCTGGAAGTCGCCAAGCGACTCGGGTTCGGAATCGGTCCGGTCGTCGGCGGGGCGTTCTTCGACTACGGCGTCGAGGCCCTGCTCTGGCCCGCGCTGGTCGGGATGAGCCTCTTGCTCGGCGTCGGCGTGCTGTCGCTGGAGCGGCGAGTCTCCCCTGTGGCCAACGGGCGGGGCGACTACGCCGAGAGCGAGCGACCGCAGTAG
- a CDS encoding NAD(P)H-dependent flavin oxidoreductase, whose product MALLETPFTDRFDLDVPIVQAPVGSATCPELAASVADAGGLGMLAVTWRSPDRTRELLRETRRRTDGQFGVNIVADDDAKDVPTEDHLAVCFDEGVEVVSFSFGDADAHVGRVHDEGGVVLQSVGSAGEARTAAESGVDAVVAQGWEAGGHVQSEVATMPLVPRVADAVDVPVVAAGGIADGRGVAAALTLGADAAWLGTRFLATEEARVHDLYRERVLEADETDTYFGTLFDEGWPGVPHRVLRNSTVERWRDEGEPPRGQRPGEGVAVAETPDGEPVERYEDALAVPGTTGEVEAIPLYAGQSAGLAASAPSAETLTERLADETREALSRATATLEAGETEPDE is encoded by the coding sequence ATGGCTCTGCTCGAGACGCCGTTCACCGACCGGTTCGACCTCGACGTACCGATAGTGCAGGCTCCCGTCGGGAGTGCGACGTGTCCCGAACTCGCGGCCAGCGTGGCTGATGCCGGTGGTCTCGGCATGCTCGCGGTCACGTGGCGGAGTCCAGACCGGACGCGCGAACTGCTCCGCGAAACGCGGCGACGGACCGACGGCCAGTTCGGCGTGAACATCGTGGCCGACGACGACGCGAAGGACGTTCCGACGGAAGACCACCTCGCTGTCTGCTTCGACGAGGGCGTCGAAGTCGTCTCCTTCTCGTTCGGCGATGCGGACGCTCACGTCGGACGAGTCCACGACGAAGGCGGGGTCGTTCTCCAGTCGGTCGGAAGCGCCGGCGAGGCTCGCACCGCGGCCGAATCCGGCGTCGACGCGGTCGTCGCGCAGGGTTGGGAAGCGGGTGGACACGTCCAGAGCGAGGTGGCGACCATGCCGCTGGTGCCCCGGGTCGCCGACGCCGTCGACGTTCCGGTCGTCGCCGCGGGCGGCATCGCGGACGGTCGCGGAGTCGCGGCGGCGCTCACGCTCGGCGCGGACGCGGCGTGGCTCGGCACCCGGTTTCTGGCGACGGAGGAGGCCCGAGTACACGACCTGTACCGCGAACGCGTCCTCGAAGCCGACGAGACGGACACATACTTCGGGACGCTCTTCGACGAGGGGTGGCCGGGCGTGCCCCACCGCGTCCTCCGGAACAGCACGGTCGAACGCTGGCGAGACGAGGGGGAACCGCCGCGGGGCCAACGCCCCGGCGAGGGAGTTGCGGTCGCCGAAACTCCGGACGGCGAACCGGTCGAGAGATACGAAGACGCACTGGCGGTTCCGGGGACGACCGGCGAGGTAGAGGCGATTCCGCTCTACGCCGGGCAGAGCGCAGGTCTCGCGGCGTCGGCACCGTCGGCCGAGACGCTGACCGAGCGCCTCGCCGACGAGACGCGAGAGGCGCTCTCACGGGCGACCGCGACGCTCGAAGCGGGCGAGACCGAACCTGACGAATAG
- a CDS encoding MFS transporter — MATDRERADPFAAFRQFLALERDVLVLSLAMFAFSLGFQMTGRYMGRYLEVLGAGSLVIGLYGSLGNLIGAVYPYPGGAISDRIGSRTALTAFGLASTLGFLLWFLAPEFSLLPIPGWAWIFVGLLLAQAWKSFGLGATFAIVKQSVPPEELATGFASTETFRRTAFLLGPLLAAGLLSVYEFEVGFRYVLAVAAGFGLLATVVQHVLYDASEDTFGKSFEGVEQVVSDLREMPDTLRPLLVGDTLVRFANGMVYVFVVLVVTNVLEVSATLPVVGFLGPDAFFGVLLVVEMAVALVVMIPVSKAARRFGLKSVVALGFVVYAVFPALLVNAPEGGLTVAGIAVSETALVTLLFALSGLRFAGLPAHKALIVGPAEENAGGRVVGSYYLARNAVVVPSAAVGGWLYGLSPGGPQLAFGLATAVGLVGTGYFLVFGKELPAYR, encoded by the coding sequence ATGGCGACCGACCGGGAGCGAGCGGACCCCTTCGCGGCGTTCCGGCAGTTCCTCGCGCTGGAGCGGGACGTGCTGGTCCTCTCGCTGGCGATGTTCGCGTTCAGTCTCGGCTTCCAGATGACGGGGCGCTACATGGGCCGCTATCTGGAGGTCCTCGGCGCGGGGAGCCTCGTCATCGGTCTCTACGGGAGTCTGGGTAACCTCATCGGTGCGGTCTATCCCTATCCCGGCGGAGCCATCTCGGACCGAATCGGCTCCCGGACCGCGCTGACCGCGTTCGGTCTCGCCTCGACGCTGGGCTTTCTGCTGTGGTTTCTCGCGCCCGAGTTCTCGCTCCTGCCGATTCCGGGGTGGGCGTGGATTTTCGTCGGCCTCCTGCTGGCGCAGGCGTGGAAGTCGTTCGGACTGGGCGCGACGTTCGCCATCGTCAAGCAGAGCGTCCCGCCGGAGGAACTGGCGACCGGGTTCGCCAGCACCGAGACGTTCCGTCGGACCGCGTTCCTGCTCGGTCCGCTCCTCGCGGCGGGCCTGCTCTCGGTCTACGAGTTCGAGGTGGGCTTCCGATACGTACTGGCGGTCGCGGCCGGGTTCGGCCTGCTGGCGACGGTGGTCCAACACGTGCTGTACGACGCCAGCGAGGACACCTTCGGTAAGTCCTTCGAGGGCGTCGAGCAGGTGGTCTCGGACCTCCGGGAGATGCCCGACACGCTCCGACCGCTACTGGTCGGCGACACGCTCGTCCGGTTCGCGAACGGGATGGTCTACGTCTTCGTGGTCCTCGTGGTCACGAACGTGTTGGAGGTCAGCGCGACCCTCCCGGTCGTCGGGTTCCTCGGTCCCGACGCCTTCTTCGGCGTCCTGCTCGTCGTCGAGATGGCCGTCGCGCTGGTCGTGATGATTCCCGTCTCGAAGGCGGCCCGGCGGTTCGGTCTCAAGTCGGTCGTCGCGCTCGGCTTCGTCGTCTACGCGGTGTTCCCTGCCCTGCTGGTCAACGCGCCCGAGGGCGGCCTGACCGTGGCCGGAATCGCCGTCTCGGAGACCGCACTGGTCACGCTCCTGTTCGCCCTGTCGGGACTTCGATTCGCCGGGCTTCCGGCCCACAAGGCGCTCATCGTCGGCCCGGCCGAGGAGAACGCCGGGGGTCGGGTCGTGGGGTCGTACTACCTCGCGCGGAACGCGGTGGTCGTCCCGAGCGCGGCCGTCGGCGGGTGGCTGTACGGCCTCTCGCCGGGCGGTCCCCAGTTGGCGTTCGGACTGGCGACCGCGGTAGGACTGGTCGGGACGGGCTACTTCCTCGTCTTCGGGAAGGAGTTGCCCGCGTACCGGTGA
- a CDS encoding succinylglutamate desuccinylase/aspartoacylase family protein: MKTLGTASAAPGEMDTGRLQVGETRDGGEFGLPVAVINGAEDGPTLYVQAVSDGDELNGLGVLQRAIPQIPPADLSGTVLVVGIVNYHAFQVAEHRNPIDDTKMNRTYPGDESGTSSERIAAATFEAASRADLILDLHQGSTSRMLNEVRVRCGQRHRLHEECLELAKVFGCGHVLDQKGPDGQLARAGPDEGIPTIDPELGGCVGWDEESIRYGVEGVFNVLRYYGFLDGDVNLEPQTRATGFDRYGSPSGGLVRFRKELGEAVEVGDVLFEITDPFGQLKAEVTADDAGVFWRSRRLPQVATGEYVCSVGTDVGEF; encoded by the coding sequence ATGAAGACGCTCGGAACGGCGAGTGCGGCCCCCGGAGAGATGGACACCGGGCGGTTGCAGGTGGGCGAAACGCGCGACGGCGGCGAGTTCGGTCTCCCCGTCGCGGTCATCAACGGCGCGGAAGACGGCCCGACGCTGTACGTGCAGGCGGTCAGCGACGGCGACGAACTGAACGGTCTCGGCGTCCTCCAGCGGGCCATCCCCCAGATTCCGCCCGCGGACCTCTCGGGCACCGTCCTCGTCGTCGGCATCGTCAACTACCACGCCTTTCAGGTGGCCGAACACCGCAACCCCATCGACGACACCAAGATGAATCGCACCTACCCCGGCGACGAGTCGGGGACCTCCAGCGAGCGCATCGCGGCCGCCACCTTCGAGGCCGCCTCGCGGGCCGACCTGATTCTCGACCTCCACCAAGGGTCGACGAGTCGCATGCTCAACGAGGTCCGGGTCCGGTGCGGCCAGCGGCACCGACTCCACGAGGAGTGTCTCGAACTCGCCAAGGTGTTCGGGTGCGGGCACGTCCTCGACCAGAAGGGACCGGACGGTCAACTCGCCCGCGCCGGGCCGGACGAGGGCATCCCGACCATCGACCCGGAACTCGGTGGCTGCGTCGGGTGGGACGAGGAGAGCATCCGGTACGGCGTCGAGGGCGTGTTCAACGTCCTGCGCTACTACGGCTTCCTCGACGGCGACGTGAACCTCGAACCCCAGACTCGGGCGACCGGCTTCGACCGCTACGGGTCGCCCTCGGGCGGTCTCGTCCGGTTCCGGAAGGAGTTGGGCGAGGCGGTCGAGGTCGGCGACGTTCTCTTCGAGATTACCGACCCGTTCGGCCAGTTGAAAGCCGAAGTCACCGCCGACGACGCCGGCGTCTTCTGGCGCTCGCGCCGACTGCCGCAGGTGGCGACCGGCGAGTACGTCTGTTCGGTCGGCACCGACGTGGGCGAGTTCTGA
- a CDS encoding threonine synthase, translated as MSTARSAPADLTCPDCGRTYDAGPDEPWRCECGHPLEFADRPLPEAPAPDFAELDTRDGLWTFEEFLPVSPRVTLGEGFTPLQRAPDWGENVEFKLEYVFPSGSFKDRGATATLSRAAELGVEKVVEDSSGNAGAAVAQYAARAGIDADIYVPADAKASKLAAIERVGANPVRVEGTRQDVTDACIERVARTATEGRGKRSDPRQRGDGWYASHAWNPTFFAGTATFAFEVAAQRDWQVPDAVVTPLGHGTLFLGTYRGFRALKEAGWTDRMPRLLGAQAAGYAPVAEALHGDEAAAGDNSVADGIQILDPARKDQILDAVEETDGDAIALDSDPVADALDRLHRGGFYVEPTSAVAPAALSAFRERGMLDDGDEVVVPLTGSGLKS; from the coding sequence ATGTCGACGGCGCGCTCCGCTCCGGCCGACCTCACCTGCCCCGACTGCGGCCGGACGTACGACGCCGGCCCCGACGAACCGTGGCGCTGCGAGTGTGGCCACCCGCTCGAATTCGCCGACCGACCGCTCCCCGAGGCTCCCGCGCCCGACTTCGCCGAATTGGACACCCGCGACGGACTCTGGACCTTCGAGGAGTTTCTGCCGGTCTCGCCCCGAGTCACGCTCGGCGAGGGGTTCACGCCCTTGCAGCGCGCGCCGGACTGGGGCGAGAACGTCGAGTTCAAACTGGAGTACGTCTTCCCCTCGGGGAGTTTCAAGGACCGCGGCGCGACCGCGACGCTCTCGCGAGCGGCCGAGTTGGGCGTCGAGAAGGTCGTCGAGGACTCGTCGGGCAACGCGGGCGCGGCCGTCGCCCAGTACGCCGCGCGCGCCGGCATCGACGCCGACATCTACGTCCCGGCCGACGCCAAAGCCTCGAAACTCGCGGCGATAGAGCGCGTCGGCGCGAACCCGGTCCGCGTCGAAGGCACCCGGCAGGACGTGACCGACGCCTGTATCGAGCGCGTGGCGCGAACCGCCACGGAGGGCCGCGGGAAGCGAAGCGACCCGCGACAGCGTGGAGACGGCTGGTACGCCAGCCACGCGTGGAATCCGACCTTCTTCGCGGGCACCGCGACGTTCGCCTTCGAAGTCGCGGCCCAGCGCGACTGGCAGGTCCCCGACGCCGTGGTCACGCCGCTCGGTCACGGCACGCTCTTCCTCGGTACCTATCGCGGCTTCCGCGCGCTGAAGGAGGCGGGGTGGACCGACCGGATGCCCCGTCTGCTCGGCGCGCAGGCCGCCGGGTACGCGCCCGTCGCCGAGGCGCTACACGGAGACGAGGCCGCCGCGGGCGACAACTCGGTCGCCGACGGCATCCAGATTCTCGACCCCGCCCGGAAGGACCAGATTCTCGACGCCGTCGAGGAGACCGACGGCGACGCCATCGCGCTCGATTCCGACCCGGTGGCGGACGCCCTCGACCGCCTCCACCGCGGCGGGTTCTACGTCGAACCGACCTCCGCCGTCGCTCCGGCCGCGCTCTCGGCGTTCCGCGAGCGCGGGATGCTGGACGACGGGGACGAGGTAGTCGTTCCGCTGACGGGGAGCGGACTGAAGTCGTGA
- a CDS encoding NUDIX domain-containing protein, with product MTTYPTNFCPQCGAELTRRDVEGRERRFCPDCERVVWRNPVPTAGVAVVGPNGVLLTERAVEPGVGEWAVPGGHLEAEETPLEAAVRELREEAGVRADPDDLLLLDTFTATPFEDKHVVSVGFAVRDEDTTGTPDAGPEATAVGWFTPESFGDGGERFHPPHGERFRNAWDRLG from the coding sequence ATGACGACCTACCCCACGAACTTCTGTCCGCAGTGCGGCGCGGAACTGACTCGACGCGACGTTGAGGGGCGCGAGCGCCGGTTCTGCCCGGACTGCGAGCGCGTTGTCTGGCGAAATCCGGTTCCGACCGCCGGAGTCGCGGTCGTGGGGCCGAACGGCGTCCTCCTGACCGAGCGCGCGGTCGAACCGGGCGTCGGCGAGTGGGCGGTTCCCGGCGGTCACCTCGAAGCGGAGGAGACCCCGCTAGAGGCCGCGGTCCGCGAACTCCGCGAGGAGGCCGGCGTGCGGGCGGACCCCGACGACCTGCTACTGCTCGATACCTTCACTGCCACGCCGTTCGAGGACAAACACGTAGTCTCGGTCGGGTTCGCGGTCCGGGACGAGGACACTACCGGAACGCCGGACGCCGGTCCCGAAGCGACGGCCGTTGGCTGGTTCACGCCGGAGTCGTTCGGCGACGGCGGCGAGCGGTTCCACCCGCCGCACGGCGAGCGGTTCCGGAACGCGTGGGACCGACTCGGGTAG
- a CDS encoding tRNA(Ile)(2)-agmatinylcytidine synthase, with translation MTVIGVDDTDSRELGMCTTYLAAEIAERVGEFAAVERTLLVRLNPAVEHKTRGNAALAVHTDADPEEAFEIAREEVARIAETGDPRTNPGLVVAPGDPEDVPDAVASFARDAVRDRLTVEDAEEAIEAADYRSAGWKVGRGRIGALAAVGAWAAFEGGDWTYECISYRDPERVGTPREVDAESVFDAANAAYPAAWDTVDRETGELVCVPHTPGPILHGIRGDDPEVVREVAEAIESEPVSRRALFVTNQGTDAHLRDADGLATVEDGRAYRVEGRVARAPETRRGGHVFLSLEGDEADDDARETLQCAAFEPTKRFRDRVRALRPGDRIAACGEVSDGTLKLEKFAVRDLNATELVTPDCPDCGLSMESAGAGQGYRCRDCKTTADGKVEREVDRDLELGWYEVPPEARRHIAKPLVRGGFDAPIHPEK, from the coding sequence GTGACAGTCATCGGCGTCGACGACACTGACTCCCGCGAACTGGGGATGTGTACGACCTACCTCGCGGCCGAAATCGCCGAGCGCGTCGGGGAGTTCGCCGCGGTGGAGCGAACGCTACTGGTGCGACTCAACCCCGCGGTCGAACACAAGACCCGCGGGAACGCCGCGCTCGCGGTCCACACCGACGCCGACCCCGAGGAGGCCTTCGAAATCGCTCGCGAGGAAGTCGCCCGAATTGCCGAGACGGGCGACCCGCGGACCAACCCCGGACTCGTCGTCGCGCCGGGCGACCCCGAGGACGTACCGGACGCAGTCGCGTCGTTCGCCCGCGACGCGGTCCGGGACCGTCTCACCGTCGAAGACGCCGAGGAGGCCATCGAGGCCGCGGACTACCGGAGCGCGGGGTGGAAGGTGGGCCGCGGGAGAATCGGGGCGCTCGCGGCGGTCGGCGCGTGGGCGGCGTTCGAGGGCGGAGACTGGACCTACGAGTGCATCTCCTACCGCGACCCCGAGCGCGTCGGGACGCCCCGCGAGGTGGACGCCGAGTCGGTCTTCGACGCCGCGAACGCGGCCTACCCCGCGGCGTGGGACACCGTGGACCGCGAGACCGGCGAACTCGTCTGCGTCCCGCACACGCCCGGTCCCATTCTCCACGGCATCCGGGGCGACGACCCCGAGGTCGTCCGGGAAGTCGCCGAAGCCATCGAGAGCGAACCCGTCTCGCGCCGCGCGCTGTTCGTGACGAATCAGGGCACCGACGCCCACCTCCGAGACGCCGACGGCCTCGCGACGGTCGAGGACGGCCGCGCCTACCGAGTCGAAGGAAGGGTCGCCCGAGCGCCCGAGACCCGGCGCGGCGGCCACGTCTTCCTCTCACTCGAAGGCGACGAGGCGGACGACGACGCCCGCGAGACCCTGCAGTGCGCTGCCTTCGAACCCACCAAACGCTTCCGCGACCGGGTGCGCGCCCTCCGGCCCGGCGACCGCATCGCGGCCTGCGGGGAGGTCTCGGACGGGACCCTGAAACTGGAGAAGTTCGCCGTCCGCGACCTCAACGCCACCGAACTCGTCACGCCGGACTGCCCGGACTGCGGCCTGTCGATGGAGAGCGCCGGGGCCGGACAGGGCTACCGGTGTCGTGACTGCAAGACCACGGCCGACGGGAAAGTCGAGCGCGAGGTGGACCGCGACCTCGAACTCGGGTGGTACGAGGTGCCCCCGGAAGCGCGGCGGCACATCGCCAAGCCGCTAGTTCGGGGCGGGTTCGACGCGCCGATTCATCCCGAGAAGTGA
- a CDS encoding transcriptional regulator — protein sequence MSRSALVGNVTAMLEDAGFLVSDRCAIRPKSFDVAARRGRDLLLLKILANVDAFDGATGLEMRRLGDYLNATPVVVGLRTRDEELEPGVVYFRHGVPVLSPDTAMELFVEGMSPLIYAAPGGLYVNIDGDVLRDEREERGWSLGRLAKELGVSRRTVSKYEDGMNASVEVALELEDMFEGDLTSPVDVLDGADEVREGEPTPEDPEPEDDDERIVTVLTRAGFEVHPTIRAPFKTVSEDNSSEENVLTGHSAFTKAAEKRARIMSSIGEVARTRSVYFVDEAKRESVDGTGLVEREELEDIDDPDELRDLIRERGEKPA from the coding sequence ATGTCCCGGTCTGCACTGGTCGGGAACGTGACCGCAATGCTGGAGGATGCGGGATTTCTCGTAAGTGACCGGTGCGCAATTCGACCCAAGAGCTTCGACGTGGCCGCGCGGCGCGGGCGCGACTTGCTCCTGCTAAAGATTCTCGCGAACGTGGACGCGTTCGACGGAGCGACCGGTCTGGAGATGCGACGACTCGGCGACTACCTCAACGCCACGCCGGTCGTCGTCGGACTCCGGACCCGCGACGAGGAACTGGAACCCGGCGTCGTCTACTTCCGGCACGGCGTCCCGGTGCTGAGTCCCGACACCGCGATGGAACTGTTCGTAGAGGGAATGTCGCCGCTCATCTACGCCGCGCCCGGCGGTCTCTACGTCAACATCGACGGTGATGTGCTGCGCGACGAACGCGAGGAGCGCGGGTGGAGTCTGGGCCGCCTCGCCAAGGAACTCGGCGTCTCCCGGCGCACCGTCTCGAAGTACGAGGACGGCATGAACGCCAGCGTGGAGGTGGCGCTCGAACTCGAAGACATGTTCGAGGGCGACCTCACCAGTCCCGTTGACGTGCTCGACGGGGCCGACGAGGTCCGCGAGGGCGAACCCACGCCCGAGGACCCCGAACCCGAGGACGACGACGAGCGCATCGTCACCGTCCTCACCCGCGCTGGCTTCGAGGTCCATCCGACGATTCGCGCGCCGTTCAAGACCGTCAGCGAGGACAACTCCAGCGAGGAGAACGTCCTGACGGGCCACTCTGCGTTCACCAAGGCCGCCGAGAAGCGCGCCCGCATCATGTCGTCCATCGGCGAAGTCGCCCGGACGCGCTCGGTCTACTTCGTGGACGAGGCCAAGCGCGAGAGCGTCGACGGTACCGGTCTGGTCGAGCGCGAGGAACTGGAGGACATCGACGACCCCGACGAACTGCGCGACCTGATTCGAGAGCGCGGCGAGAAACCGGCCTGA
- a CDS encoding glutathione S-transferase N-terminal domain-containing protein: protein MANLELYELEGCPYCAKVVDKLDELGLDYESHMVASSKSERDEVEEVSGQRGVPVLVDEENGVEGMPESDDIVEYLDEEYGSGAA, encoded by the coding sequence ATGGCGAATCTCGAACTGTACGAACTCGAAGGCTGCCCGTACTGCGCGAAAGTCGTAGACAAACTCGACGAACTCGGACTCGACTACGAGTCCCACATGGTCGCCAGTTCCAAGTCCGAACGCGACGAGGTCGAAGAGGTCAGCGGCCAGCGCGGCGTGCCGGTGCTGGTCGACGAGGAGAACGGCGTCGAAGGGATGCCCGAGAGCGACGACATCGTGGAGTACCTCGACGAAGAGTACGGCAGCGGCGCGGCCTAA